From the Wolbachia endosymbiont of Encarsia formosa genome, the window CTTTCATCCTCTTCTTCTTTTTCTCTCTCTACTCCATAAAATTCAGCTAAGTTATCAAGATCTTCTCCCGTTGCAAATTTAAGTAAATTACCATTTACAGCTTCGTTTATCCTTTGTCTGAGTAAAAGTTCTCGCCATGCTGATACCTCCAGAACTTTCATTGCTGGATCCGATTCTACTAATCCTGAAAAGGTTTTATCTCTACGGACTAACTCTTCTTTCATTCTCGAAAAGATTTCCTCATAGCTTAGCTTTTCAATAATATTAGATGTCTGCATTTTTAAACAACTACTCCATTAATATTTATGAACTTACCTTCTGAAAGATAGACACCTTCTAAATTCAATGTTACTCTCCCTTCTTTTACTCCTTCAATTTTTACTTTTTCTAACTTAAATCTCCTCTCAAATTTCCCCAGTGCTTCTGCTGTTGCTGCATATATCTCAAGTGTTAAATCTCTATTTATCGGTTTATCAACTAATTCAAATAGCCTTGAACCATAACTTCTCCTCATTATTCTACTGTTTACTGGAGTGGTTAATATATCAATAATTGATTGTTTAAGATGGTCTATTTCTTCTAACGCTTTTCCTGTTTTAGCATCCATACCCTTCATTTCTATTTTGCAAAAAAGACGCTTTCACTTCCTTTTACTACTTTAAACCCACATGAAACTATATCTCCTACTCTTCCTACACCATAACCATTTGCAAACACTGTTTTTGATCCTTGAATCATTACTTTTCCTTCACTAAAACTGTCTCCTTGTCTACATATTGACTTACCGTTTACAAAAACATTATTACTTCCGCTAATGCAGAAATGTGGTATAGCTTCTCCACAGTAGTCTCCTGACCTCACTATTCCTTTGTTCAATTTAAGTCGATCCTTTCTGCTTTCAGTTTTATTCCACTTTTTGTCATTTCTATACTCGATTCCCCAGCCTTCAGTGTTATTTTATCCACTACTTCAATCTCTAAATGATGTTTTTCCTTATCACATGTAAACTTCGTCCCATCTTGAAACTTTATACTATTTATTTCTTTTTTATTTTCTAGTGCAGGGTACTTTTCCTGATATATTCCTGGTAATACTACTCCTAATGATAGTTCACCAAGAGGAGAAAATACCACAACTTGTTCATCGATATCTGGCGGAGACCAATCTATATCTTTTCCTGCTTTGCTTGTTATCCATGGCAACCAATCTGTTAAAATTCGCCTATTTTAACTCTTACTTTTGCTTTTTCATAATCTACTTCTTTTACAAGCCCTATTCGTACAATGTTTGCTAACTTTCTTTGCAGCTCTGAAATAGCAAAATTACTCTCTAACATTTTCTCCTATTATAATCGTATGTGGCTTAATCTTATTTTCTGTCCATATCGATTTACCTAAATGAAGCTGATGACTCCACTCAACCAACCACACCAAATACGCATCTAATTCAGGTCTAAATCCGTCAATTTCCGCAGAGATAAATTCTCCTGGTGAAACATTTTTCACGTTCCAAGTATTTTTATTTACTACTTTCGCAATCTCAGCAGCTAATGTTCTGACAATAATAGGAGCATTTTCTATTGTGCTATCAATCACAATTCTTGCTTCAAATCTTGCTTTCAGCGCTAATTCCTCTGTTCCAGGATCTTTTCCAGATTCTAAACTCACAAGCTCTACAAATAACGCTGGCGCTAATAATTCTTTTCTTATTGATGGATAAATTTCGCACGTCTGTATTGCTGATATTTCTTCTTTTAACTTAGTGCAAATTGCTTGATGTAAATCTTTAAAATTCATACATTTTCTGTAATATCACGCTCAAAGAACTTTTCAAACACTTTCTCAACCTCATAATTAACAAGATCTCTTATTACTTTTGATGCTTCTGGTTCCAATGGCAATTTAACTTCCTTTATTGGCAATGCTGCTCTTCCTTCACGCTTAAAAATACCGCTATTTCCTTTTGGCATAACTGCTGCAAATCCTCCTATAAACTCATGCTTTCCTACTTTCGATCCTCTTCTTATTTTTTGTATTTTACCAATTGTCGATGCTCTAATGTCATAGAGATTTGCTCTAATTAACACTTCTAATCTGCTAGTTTTCGCCTTAAAAATTCTTAATCTCTTTCTTATCAAACTTAATTTTATTCTCTTTTCCTCACTGATTTCCTTAGCTGCTTGTGATTTTAGCCATATTGCTGTTTTGTTCAGCGCTTTTATAGATGCCAGTCTTATTTTCTGCTCTTTTCTTTCAATATTGGAGATTATTTCATTAATATTGTTATTAGTTTTTATATCAAACACTTTCTATTGCCTCAATTTTCCATATTTTACCTGAAGAATCTTTTAACGGTGGTTCAAAAATCTTGTAGAACCTTTTTTCAATCTTGATATAATCACCTATGCTAAAGGAATTAACGTCCTGATCACGTATTTCTATAGAAGCAATTTGCTGACTTAATGCTCCATCTGCACCTAGAGAGTACGTAGTCTCAGGACGTTTAATTAGCACTTTTATTCTACGAATACCCTCCTTATTTCGATTACAATATATGGCTTCCACTCCTAGATGCTTAAAACAATCCTCCAATAATCGCTTAACATTCTCTTGCATATTTCTTTTTGATATACTAACCTTTACATGCTAAGAAAGCGCATACCGGTAGAGTCGTTCTGTGCCTCACCACCTTGTAGTTACTCTACCAGTATGTTACGCTATAGCGACTTTTATTAATACGCCAGGTCTATGACACATTGGCAGAGGATTTAACTGCGTATGTAAATCAGTTCCTCTATCAAACCTCCTTGGTTCTTGTTTTGCATATAGTGGCTGTCCAAGAGTATTCACTGTTTCATTAAAATCTGCTGGTGCAAAATATGTTGTAAATGTGCTCGCTGTTCCTAGTGGAAAACAGTGACCTATATCTTTTTCTATAAATCTTCTCACGGTTCCTTCAGGATCTGTTGCTTGTCCTCTATATTCCTCAAATGTTATTCCACAGAACGTAAATCCTGATCTCATATCATTTCTTAGCGCTGCTCCTTCTTGCCATCTTTCATATGCTTCTTTCACTTTAGCATGAGAAGTGAGTGCATCAAAAAACTCAGGGCTTACCAAGGCATGTACTCCTGTCATATATTCACCACTTAGATTATCTTCTATATGCCGGAGTACTTCCAGACACTTACGCTTTACATCAGTTGTTGCTGTTCCAAGGGCAAAATTTACTACTTTTGGTGTTATTTCAAACTCGTTGTAAAGATTTAATAATTCTGACCCGTCAGCATCAAGAATAATTCCCTTCAGCGCTCCCACTCGCAAATGCTCCAACGTTATTGCATGTTTGTTTCTCATTAGCTGCAAATGATCAGTTATTACATCCTCCAGCGCTTTAAGTTCACTTTCTGATCCAAATGCTCTTATTCCTTGCACTTCTTCTGGTAACACTACATCATCATGTGGAATATGTGGAATCGTAAATGTTCTTACCTTTCTTTTTCCTCTTTTTCCTACTGTTGCTGGTGCTCCTGGAACTTGTGTTGGTAGTAGACTTAAAACTCCATTATGTTCTTCTATGGTGATATGTCTAAATCTTACTGACCTACTTGGAAACAAATTTAGATTTTCAACTCGTCCATAATTTATCGGCAATATATTCATCGCATTAGTTAGTGCCGTCATGCTAAATGCTGTATTTGTAAATGGATTTTGCATTCTTTTTCTCCTTATTAATTTTAGTTAAACTCCTTTGCGGATAATGATCCCTCGTCCTTCAAGTTGCTTTATTGCTGAAGTTTTCTGCTCTTCAGTGATATTTGCTGGCCAGACAACTGCATGATCAGCTAGCATTGCTATACGTGTAATGATTACTGCTTTGGTGTTTTCCGTTGCGTTTACATCGCTTGCTATTACACCTATCGCTGTTTGTGTGCCATCTGTTCCAGCAGGATTAAGTACTCTAATAAAACCATCTTCCGTCTTTTTGGCAACTACTCCACCAAGCTTAAGATTTTGACCTTTAGCTACTGTTATTTGGTCTCTTGAATATAGATTGGACACTTCATATTTCAGAAGATCTCCTAAATTATTTCCTTCAGTTATACTTATCATGTCTTTTTCTCTCCTTTTTTTCCTTTAGTTTTACCACCATATTTATGGTTGTTATACACGGCGGTTATACAAATACTTTAAATACCTGGTTGTGCGCGACTTTTTGCTACCTGCATCATCAACTCTTCTCCTGAATTCTGTGGTATTGCACTCAGTATCTCTGTCTTTTTCGTTCTCTCTGCAAGTAATTCCATTAAAACCTCCCTTGCTTGCTCAACACTTACGCTTTGCTCTATAAATTCTCCTATCTTTTCTGGCATTCGTGATAAGTTACATAAACGTATTAATTCAAGAACTTCAGTACGATACTTAGTTAAATTATCAGTTTCTAGGTCAGTTGTAGTTTGTTCATTCATAGTAATACTCCTGTTTTTATTAATAGATGAAAGAATTGTCATTCCGTCTGCAAGACCAATATCCACAGCGTTCTTGCCAAAATATAGCCCTTCCTCTGTTGATCGAATTTTTTCAATTGAAAGACCTCTGTTCCTTGCTATTAGCTGCACAAACATTTCATATAGTCGGTCTACTTCTTTTTGTAAGCTTTCCAGACTTTCAGACGTCACTGGCTCATGCGGATTTAAATCATTTTTTCTACTTCCTGCAAATACTGTGGTATATTTTATTCCACATTTTTCATCAAATCCACTTTGATCTATATGACTTGCTATTACTCCTATACTTCCTACTCCTGAAGTTCTACTCAAAAATACCTTTTCAGCGCTTGAAGCTATAGCATATGCAGCAGAGTATGCATCATCATTTGCTATCGCTATTATCCT encodes:
- a CDS encoding GPW/gp25 family protein gives rise to the protein MKGMDAKTGKALEEIDHLKQSIIDILTTPVNSRIMRRSYGSRLFELVDKPINRDLTLEIYAATAEALGKFERRFKLEKVKIEGVKEGRVTLNLEGVYLSEGKFININGVVV
- a CDS encoding PAAR domain-containing protein, whose product is MNKGIVRSGDYCGEAIPHFCISGSNNVFVNGKSICRQGDSFSEGKVMIQGSKTVFANGYGVGRVGDIVSCGFKVVKGSESVFFAK
- a CDS encoding phage tail protein, with amino-acid sequence MFDIKTNNNINEIISNIERKEQKIRLASIKALNKTAIWLKSQAAKEISEEKRIKLSLIRKRLRIFKAKTSRLEVLIRANLYDIRASTIGKIQKIRRGSKVGKHEFIGGFAAVMPKGNSGIFKREGRAALPIKEVKLPLEPEASKVIRDLVNYEVEKVFEKFFERDITENV
- a CDS encoding major capsid protein; this encodes MQNPFTNTAFSMTALTNAMNILPINYGRVENLNLFPSRSVRFRHITIEEHNGVLSLLPTQVPGAPATVGKRGKRKVRTFTIPHIPHDDVVLPEEVQGIRAFGSESELKALEDVITDHLQLMRNKHAITLEHLRVGALKGIILDADGSELLNLYNEFEITPKVVNFALGTATTDVKRKCLEVLRHIEDNLSGEYMTGVHALVSPEFFDALTSHAKVKEAYERWQEGAALRNDMRSGFTFCGITFEEYRGQATDPEGTVRRFIEKDIGHCFPLGTASTFTTYFAPADFNETVNTLGQPLYAKQEPRRFDRGTDLHTQLNPLPMCHRPGVLIKVAIA
- a CDS encoding head decoration protein, with the protein product MISITEGNNLGDLLKYEVSNLYSRDQITVAKGQNLKLGGVVAKKTEDGFIRVLNPAGTDGTQTAIGVIASDVNATENTKAVIITRIAMLADHAVVWPANITEEQKTSAIKQLEGRGIIIRKGV
- a CDS encoding S49 family peptidase — protein: MLLGKPLMLEPRSFELLSLYKEKQPIFKNLKHSIKSKVERTAIIPIHGILTKKPGAFDKMLGMTSYEQIEEQITQGLADSSIETIILEIDRPGGEVNGIFDLADFIYSARGKKRIIAIANDDAYSAAYAIASSAEKVFLSRTSGVGSIGVIASHIDQSGFDEKCGIKYTTVFAGSRKNDLNPHEPVTSESLESLQKEVDRLYEMFVQLIARNRGLSIEKIRSTEEGLYFGKNAVDIGLADGMTILSSINKNRSITMNEQTTTDLETDNLTKYRTEVLELIRLCNLSRMPEKIGEFIEQSVSVEQAREVLMELLAERTKKTEILSAIPQNSGEELMMQVAKSRAQPGI